The following are encoded in a window of Candidatus Palauibacter australiensis genomic DNA:
- a CDS encoding type II toxin-antitoxin system VapC family toxin: protein MKLLLDTHIWLWSLLDPDRLSRRARRELTEPANTLALSPVSVWEALVLAEKGRVLLKPDPWSWIRTALTVRPMTEIPLTFDIAFGSRSIRLGQGDPADRFIAATAMVHDRTLVTADASLLACPDIKAMPGV, encoded by the coding sequence GTGAAGCTGCTCCTCGATACCCACATCTGGCTCTGGAGCCTGCTGGATCCGGATCGGCTCTCCCGCCGGGCCCGCCGCGAACTGACCGAGCCGGCGAACACCCTGGCGTTGTCGCCCGTGAGCGTCTGGGAAGCATTGGTGCTCGCCGAGAAGGGACGCGTGCTCCTCAAGCCGGATCCCTGGAGCTGGATCCGTACGGCCCTGACCGTACGGCCCATGACCGAAATCCCGCTGACGTTCGACATCGCGTTCGGTAGCCGCAGCATCCGCCTCGGCCAGGGTGATCCGGCCGACCGCTTCATCGCGGCCACCGCCATGGTGCACGATCGCACCCTGGTCACGGCGGACGCGTCGTTACTCGCGTGTCCCGACATCAAGGCGATGCCCGGCGTCTGA
- a CDS encoding MFS transporter: protein MLRRSGLGVLFGTVMVDMMGFGIVLPLLPFYAEELGASPRWVTLIIASFSITQLVSAPIWGRFSDRVGRRRLLLIGLLASALSYLLFALADNLWLLLISRATAGAAGGTLGIAQAYVADSTEGEERARGLGFIGAASGLGIMLGPAIGGFFSRFGLGAPGYVAGGLCLLNLMAAMVLLPESRHFRSGRADASKGEAATVGMWLDSLTRFPLWLLLAVYFLTLACFTSMTSVLALYTERVFAMTAADMGLVFTLAGGVTVIVRGGLVGRIVKRFGEPNTVRAGCALLALGVGAIPFLADRWQLWLLVPSWAAATGLIFPALHALISRNTDEHSQGSVFGGSQLAGGTGRVLAPLAAGHLFELYSIQSPFLVGAAASAVALWLALRIPAPRDPKMEEELDPTDRWTGPVAAHEPRDQPDTKSP, encoded by the coding sequence ATGCTGAGACGCTCCGGGCTCGGCGTCCTGTTCGGGACGGTGATGGTGGACATGATGGGCTTCGGCATCGTGCTCCCGCTCCTCCCCTTCTACGCCGAGGAACTGGGCGCTTCGCCGCGCTGGGTCACCCTCATCATTGCCTCGTTCTCCATCACGCAACTCGTGTCGGCGCCGATATGGGGCAGGTTCTCCGACCGCGTGGGACGCCGCCGCCTCCTCCTCATCGGGCTGCTGGCGTCGGCGCTCTCGTACCTCCTGTTCGCGCTCGCGGACAACCTGTGGCTCCTCCTCATATCGCGTGCAACGGCGGGCGCCGCCGGCGGGACGCTCGGGATCGCGCAGGCATACGTCGCGGACTCCACGGAGGGTGAGGAACGGGCCCGGGGCCTCGGCTTCATCGGGGCCGCGTCCGGCCTCGGGATCATGCTCGGACCGGCGATCGGCGGGTTCTTCAGCCGCTTCGGGCTCGGGGCGCCCGGCTACGTGGCCGGCGGGCTGTGCCTGCTGAACCTGATGGCTGCGATGGTTCTGCTGCCGGAGTCGCGGCACTTCCGCTCCGGCCGGGCCGACGCGTCGAAGGGGGAGGCCGCGACCGTCGGCATGTGGCTGGACTCACTGACGCGGTTTCCGCTGTGGTTGCTCCTCGCGGTGTATTTCCTGACGCTCGCCTGCTTCACCTCGATGACGTCGGTTCTGGCCTTGTACACCGAACGCGTGTTCGCGATGACGGCGGCGGACATGGGCCTCGTGTTCACGCTGGCGGGCGGCGTCACCGTGATCGTGCGCGGCGGGCTCGTGGGTCGGATCGTGAAGCGGTTCGGCGAACCGAACACCGTGCGCGCCGGGTGCGCGCTGCTCGCCCTGGGCGTTGGCGCCATCCCCTTCCTGGCCGACCGCTGGCAACTCTGGCTTCTCGTGCCGAGCTGGGCGGCGGCCACGGGGCTGATCTTTCCGGCGCTCCACGCGCTGATTTCGCGGAACACGGACGAGCACTCGCAGGGGTCCGTGTTCGGCGGAAGCCAGTTGGCCGGGGGGACGGGCCGCGTGCTGGCGCCGCTGGCTGCGGGCCACCTGTTCGAGTTGTATTCGATCCAAAGCCCGTTCCTCGTCGGGGCCGCGGCATCCGCCGTCGCCCTGTGGCTGGCCCTCCGGATCCCGGCCCCGCGCGATCCCAAGATGGAAGAAGAACTCGATCCCACCGACCGCTGGACAGGCCCGGTCGCCGCACACGAACCGCGCGACCAGCCGGACACCAAGTCGCCGTGA
- a CDS encoding HEPN domain-containing protein, translated as MRNVELAEDYLRRAKLRLKALDVLFEGEGWPDVVRESQEILELALKGLLRWCGVDPPRVHDVSGVLLAEKDRLPEDLIGEAEALAAASRHLRRDRELAFYGAEDLTPTGFYSRTDAEAARAAARRAVEAVYPHVMGSHR; from the coding sequence ATGCGCAACGTAGAGCTTGCCGAGGACTATCTCCGGCGCGCGAAACTTCGGCTCAAGGCCCTGGACGTGTTGTTCGAGGGGGAGGGCTGGCCGGATGTGGTTCGGGAATCGCAGGAGATTCTGGAACTGGCGCTCAAGGGGCTGCTGCGCTGGTGCGGCGTCGACCCGCCCCGCGTGCACGATGTGTCCGGCGTCCTGCTCGCGGAGAAGGACAGGTTACCCGAGGACCTGATCGGCGAGGCCGAGGCACTGGCGGCCGCGTCCCGCCACCTCCGCCGGGACCGCGAACTTGCGTTCTACGGAGCGGAGGATCTCACGCCGACCGGCTTCTATTCGAGAACCGACGCGGAGGCCGCCCGCGCCGCCGCTCGCCGCGCCGTCGAGGCTGTGTATCCGCACGTAATGGGAAGCCACCGGTAG
- a CDS encoding toxin-antitoxin system HicB family antitoxin, whose protein sequence is MSYDTTGKSDPSGRFVLRIDPGLHGALRTAARDASLSLNEYCARKLASPGAAPDPEASGLIERAARLLGESLVGVVAFGSWVRGESGAASDFDVLLIVEERLPITRELYGRWDREPALYWRGHEVEPHFVHLPPKGAVPSGTWAEVATDGLVLHERGWSVSERLADVRRMISAGRISRRLLHGQPYWVRAG, encoded by the coding sequence ATGTCATATGATACTACAGGGAAGTCCGACCCTTCGGGCCGCTTCGTCCTGCGCATCGACCCCGGCCTCCACGGTGCGCTGCGGACGGCCGCGCGGGACGCGTCTCTGTCGCTCAACGAGTACTGCGCCCGCAAGCTGGCGTCGCCGGGCGCCGCGCCGGATCCCGAGGCTTCGGGGTTGATCGAACGCGCGGCCCGGCTGCTTGGGGAATCGCTGGTCGGCGTCGTCGCGTTCGGCTCCTGGGTGCGCGGCGAGAGCGGGGCGGCCTCCGACTTCGATGTCCTGCTGATCGTCGAGGAACGTCTCCCGATCACGCGGGAGCTGTACGGGCGGTGGGACCGCGAGCCGGCGCTCTACTGGCGCGGCCACGAGGTCGAGCCACACTTTGTCCACCTGCCGCCCAAGGGAGCCGTGCCTTCCGGCACGTGGGCGGAGGTGGCGACCGACGGACTCGTCCTGCACGAACGGGGTTGGTCGGTGTCGGAACGGCTCGCGGATGTCCGGCGCATGATATCGGCGGGCCGGATCTCGCGCCGCCTCCTTCACGGGCAGCCGTACTGGGTTCGGGCCGGTTGA
- a CDS encoding metallophosphoesterase: MRLWALSDLHVSHAENREALENLPAFPDDWLILAGDVTHGAQRLEWCLAQLTPKFRQVVWVPGNHELWTIPDAPPGLRGVALYEHLVGIARTHGVLTPEDPYPVVELRDGPVLIAPLFLLYDYSFRPGHVRRDEVVRWARETRAVCSDEVMLHPDPWPDRDSWCAARCEDAAARLASHPADLPKLLVNHYPLEEQHAVLPRIPRFTPWCGTRRTRGWHRRFNACAVVYGHLHIRDTHWLDGVPFQEVSLGYPRQWDRQRGIAAYLREVTLAHSPSRRRQRNVRRSGNS; the protein is encoded by the coding sequence TTGCGTTTATGGGCCTTGTCCGACCTGCACGTCTCCCATGCGGAGAACCGGGAGGCGTTAGAGAATCTGCCCGCCTTTCCCGACGACTGGCTGATCCTGGCCGGCGACGTGACCCACGGCGCGCAGCGACTCGAATGGTGCCTTGCCCAACTGACGCCGAAGTTCCGGCAGGTCGTCTGGGTCCCCGGAAACCACGAACTCTGGACGATCCCGGATGCGCCTCCCGGGCTCCGCGGCGTCGCCCTCTACGAGCACCTCGTCGGGATCGCCCGCACCCACGGCGTTCTCACTCCGGAAGATCCCTACCCGGTGGTGGAACTGCGGGACGGGCCGGTGCTGATCGCGCCGCTGTTCCTGCTCTACGACTACAGCTTTCGACCCGGGCACGTCCGGCGCGACGAGGTGGTTCGGTGGGCTCGGGAAACCCGCGCGGTCTGCTCCGACGAAGTGATGCTGCATCCCGACCCGTGGCCGGATCGGGACTCCTGGTGCGCCGCCCGCTGCGAGGACGCTGCCGCCCGGCTCGCGTCGCATCCGGCCGACCTTCCGAAGCTCCTGGTCAATCACTATCCGCTCGAGGAACAACACGCCGTGCTGCCGCGGATTCCCCGCTTCACCCCGTGGTGCGGGACCCGCCGGACGCGGGGCTGGCACCGCCGGTTCAACGCGTGCGCGGTGGTGTACGGCCACCTTCACATCCGGGACACGCATTGGCTGGATGGCGTGCCCTTCCAGGAGGTCTCTCTGGGATATCCGAGGCAGTGGGACCGCCAGCGGGGGATCGCCGCCTACCTGCGGGAAGTCACCCTGGCGCACTCCCCTTCCCGACGTCGTCAGCGGAACGTGCGGCGCAGCGGGAACTCGTAG
- a CDS encoding M14 family zinc carboxypeptidase produces the protein MRVRVLGWVAVAGAVAACGGPAPVGEAFLTRAERTEYRETSSYADVVDFLERAAARDGSVHYTTYGYTNEGRPIPMVVVGDVEDPSPASVSASGKTVVYLQGNIHAGEVCGKEALQMLLRDLLAGRHREWRESMVLLIAPIYNADGNERVLLTNRGRQHGPVGGMGQRPNAQGYDLNRDHMKLDSPEARSVARLFGAYDPHVAVDLHTTNGTQHAYHLTYSPPLHPNTPAEIDGFLREGLFPHVTGEIREKYGWEYYYYGNAFARGGEAPGWYTFDHRPRFNNNYIGLRNRIAILSEAYSYASFEERVLATLYFVEEILEYVHEHAGEVRRIVADADAAAVTGDSLALRAVPQRSATPVDILMGATVEEVHPLTGRPLLLRADTQYVETMYEYGTFEPTLLERVPEAYLIPADLGDVLTRLAAHGVGLEPARASPLEVEAFRIDSVQTAERPFQGRNEQTLFGRYEAARVTPTPGDMLARTDRPLGRLLFSLVEPQSDDGFANWGFLADRLRPGEVYPILRVPG, from the coding sequence ATGCGCGTGCGCGTACTTGGGTGGGTGGCGGTTGCGGGGGCGGTCGCGGCCTGCGGAGGTCCGGCGCCGGTGGGCGAAGCGTTTCTCACCCGCGCGGAGCGAACGGAGTACCGGGAGACGAGTTCGTACGCCGATGTCGTGGACTTCCTGGAGCGGGCCGCGGCGCGCGATGGCTCGGTCCACTACACGACCTACGGCTATACGAACGAGGGACGGCCGATCCCCATGGTCGTGGTGGGCGACGTGGAAGATCCGAGTCCGGCGTCCGTCAGCGCTTCGGGAAAGACGGTCGTCTACCTCCAGGGCAACATCCATGCCGGCGAGGTGTGCGGGAAGGAGGCGCTGCAGATGCTGCTGCGCGACCTCCTCGCCGGGCGTCACCGCGAGTGGCGGGAGTCGATGGTCCTCCTCATCGCGCCGATCTACAACGCGGACGGCAACGAACGGGTGCTTCTCACGAACCGCGGCCGTCAGCACGGGCCGGTCGGAGGGATGGGCCAGCGGCCGAACGCGCAGGGCTACGACCTGAACCGCGACCACATGAAGCTCGACTCGCCGGAGGCGCGGTCGGTGGCGCGGCTGTTCGGCGCGTACGATCCGCACGTGGCCGTCGACCTGCACACGACGAACGGGACGCAGCACGCCTACCACCTCACGTACTCGCCTCCGCTACACCCGAACACGCCGGCGGAGATCGACGGTTTCCTGAGGGAGGGGCTGTTCCCCCACGTGACCGGGGAGATCCGGGAGAAGTACGGCTGGGAGTACTACTACTACGGGAACGCGTTCGCGCGCGGCGGGGAGGCGCCCGGCTGGTACACCTTCGACCACCGGCCGCGCTTCAACAACAACTACATCGGTCTCCGCAACCGGATCGCGATCCTGAGCGAAGCCTACTCCTACGCGAGTTTCGAGGAGCGCGTGCTCGCGACGCTCTACTTCGTGGAGGAGATCCTCGAATACGTCCATGAGCACGCGGGGGAGGTGCGGCGCATCGTCGCCGATGCCGATGCCGCCGCGGTGACGGGCGACTCGCTCGCGCTGCGCGCCGTCCCCCAGCGCTCGGCCACGCCGGTCGACATCCTCATGGGCGCCACCGTCGAGGAGGTGCACCCCCTCACCGGGCGCCCGCTGCTCTTGCGCGCGGACACGCAGTACGTCGAGACGATGTACGAGTACGGCACGTTCGAACCGACGTTGCTGGAGCGCGTGCCGGAGGCCTATCTGATTCCTGCGGATCTGGGCGATGTCCTGACCCGGCTCGCCGCGCATGGAGTCGGACTCGAACCGGCGCGGGCGTCGCCCCTCGAGGTGGAGGCGTTCCGGATCGACTCGGTGCAGACGGCCGAGCGGCCGTTCCAGGGCCGTAACGAGCAGACGCTGTTCGGCCGTTACGAGGCGGCCCGGGTCACCCCGACCCCGGGAGACATGCTGGCGCGGACGGACCGGCCGCTCGGACGCCTGCTGTTCAGCCTGGTGGAGCCGCAGTCGGACGACGGCTTTGCGAACTGGGGCTTCCTCGCGGACCGGCTGCGCCCCGGCGAGGTCTATCCCATCCTCCGCGTCCCCGGCTAA
- a CDS encoding dienelactone hydrolase family protein, translated as MSLRVSEVSALLVRPPEPRAMLAFAHGAGAGIEHPFMADMAQRLAGRGIASFRYHFPYMEARALSGRRRPPDRPAVLVETVRAAVAKAAALADGLPLLAGGKSMGGRMTSTAAAETPLPGVRGLVFFGFPLHAPGRAERAAERAAHLNGVTVPMLFLQGTRDALARWDLIEQTCAALDPLATLHRLEDADHSFRVLKRSARTNEEVADEVAASVAAWANRPGPEE; from the coding sequence GTGTCCCTGCGCGTGAGCGAAGTGTCCGCGCTGCTCGTCCGGCCGCCGGAGCCGCGCGCCATGCTCGCCTTCGCGCACGGGGCCGGGGCGGGGATCGAGCACCCGTTCATGGCGGACATGGCGCAGCGGCTGGCGGGGCGGGGGATCGCGTCGTTTCGCTACCACTTCCCCTACATGGAGGCGCGGGCGCTCTCCGGCCGCCGCCGGCCCCCCGACCGCCCGGCGGTTCTCGTCGAAACGGTGCGGGCCGCCGTCGCGAAGGCCGCCGCCCTGGCCGACGGGCTGCCGTTGCTGGCGGGCGGCAAGTCGATGGGCGGCCGCATGACCTCGACCGCCGCCGCCGAGACACCGCTGCCGGGCGTGCGCGGTCTCGTCTTCTTCGGGTTCCCGCTCCATGCGCCCGGCCGTGCGGAGCGCGCCGCCGAGCGGGCGGCCCACCTGAACGGAGTCACGGTGCCGATGCTCTTCCTGCAGGGGACCCGCGACGCCCTCGCCCGCTGGGATCTGATCGAACAGACGTGCGCCGCGCTCGACCCGCTCGCCACGCTGCACCGGCTCGAGGACGCCGACCACTCCTTCCGCGTCCTCAAGCGCAGCGCCCGCACGAACGAGGAAGTGGCCGACGAGGTGGCCGCAAGCGTGGCCGCATGGGCCAACCGGCCCGGTCCCGAGGAGTAG